The genome window AAACGATTTGTGGGGCTATTGGCTACTGACTACTGCATAttgtataaacaatattttccaCCAaggtaaacaacaacaacaataaagacGAAGAGCAAGAGCAAAAAGATGAAGAAGTGCGCAAAGCGAGCAACGGACGCAAACTGACGATCAACCGCACAacgaaccaaaaaaaaaaaaaaaaaaaaaaaacaaataaataaataaaaataaaagaaaagaaaatatcatCAGCTGGCGGTGAATATaaaggaaaatattattataaacttaTTAATAAGTGTAGTCCATAGAACACAGCTGCTGGGGCGGGGGTGGAGAAGCGGGAGGGCAAGgtgtttgctttaaaataaacattggctaaaaaaaaaaaaaaaaaaaaaaagtatttgaaaacAGCAAAAAGCTAAAATGCCGACGAGATGAACAAGTCGTAAACTTGTAGCTCGTGACTAACGAGCCGACGATCGACATCGTGACGTTTTACGTTCTATCGATAGACAGACAGCGTGATAGAGGAAGAGACAGTTGCAGTGGAAGGCAGAGAGAGCAAGTTGCGGATTGATCCTTAATATGTGCAACAAAacattcaaaataaacaagacCTCTAAACGATCTCTGCGTCATTTTTGGCATGTTGATTATTACTCAGCGGAAACTCACTAGATAAAACAAGAAATCACATCTACATATAGACAACAGAGATTTATGGGATCATGCCGAAGATGAAATACCCTATAATGTAAACAAATGTCAACCatgtgattattattttttaaatgcgcaatatcatatgcaaataaaacaatcaACAAAATGCCATTTCACTTTATAGATATTAATTTACTACGCACAACTTTAACACattggaaatattaaaatttgtgaattgtaaacgaaaaaaatggtagcttatattttaaaagtacatTTAATGGATGTAGATGAAgatgaaaatatcaaattgaatataaaatttaacatggACTAGACTACAATAAACAAGTTCTAAAAGAGGTggtgaatttcaattttaaaaactttaaataaaaaagtaagtttaatttaaaaagaaccGATAATTTTAGATAATTCAAATGTAATCttatttcaaatacaaagttttgtttgtatacgaagttttttttttaagcaactaAAGGTGTTAtcaatttattgtttacatatctaacaaaaaataaaaataaactactttgaagtaaatttatatgaacGCTTGTAAGGAAATGCGATTCCATTAATTACCCGTAATtgatctaaatatttattatctaaaatcaaattaaacaatttactgTAGAAACTTGCacaatttgtttagttttattttgtccatgtttagaataaaaaatgttgcaagatAAGAATATCTATTTGTTCTATGTGGCAGATAATCAATTAGGTTTAAGAATTTACACTGTATTGTTtccttaaaacattttaatttaatcacatTCAACTCAAGCTAAAAGTCAAGTTAAGATTGTTAATGTACGATCGTAAATTACGTTTATAAAACGATGAATATGACAGTCAAACTACTTTTGACATTGACTTTCGTTATCAGTATTATTacatgatatttaaaaaaaaatgtataatttttttaattaacacatTTTCTATTCGcctgtttttatttgtgtagTTATTgcaatgctaaaaatttacttttttaggTAGTTATTGATAAAGAAACACGATAAAAGAAATCATCTCTAGTCTTATTCTATATTATattcggtttatttttaaatattgttttaagcgttaattttcaacagttatttttattgttgacaCGCGTGTATTTGCTGTGGTTATCGCGCAAATTGTGCAACAGTTCGACTtgttaataccctgtaaaatatttaaaataatttctacctattttaatataattctgAGCCGTCAGTAAAATATCTCTATAGActctattattaattttttttgacaaactaCAGGGTATTGTAAATAGCTTTATTCTTCTGTGTAGCTTTTAAAAGAGTTACGttagtttttacttttcattaAAGTCCAACAGTCTACACtcgatttaaacaaattacagGGTGTGTTGCCGTAGTAATACGGAAAGCAGTGTATGCCTATGGTATTTTCTAGTATCTGTTTAGTGTCGTTAACTAGTCGTAATCTTGGCAACGATCGATGGCCATGTAAATCTATCGTTTTCAAGTATTTTGGCcaataatttgaattgtttatttacgAATTGAGCGCGCGTAcaactgtttaaaaataattacagcaCACTCGTGTGCGTGGGCGGGGCGTGGTCGTGGGCGTAGTTTTGCCTTCAATTTCCcgtttacaaaaaataatgcaaaagaaaaaaaaacagaccaAACgagtattaaaaactttcgttttgtttggcctaggttaattttttttttttggtcggCAACTCACCTGTTGAccggcatttgttgttgttgtggttgttattTTTGGACTGTCATCAGCTGACGCATTGATAATTTCCTTTTCAtgctgtagttgctgctgatttgttgctgttggctcAGTGAGCTTCTGCATTTCCGTTTTCTCAAAGAGCTTGGCATCTTTGCCGCcgctgtaaaaaaaatgagataAGTTGATAAagataattttcaaaaattcaattaataattatttggataaaaaaaatttgcatgtatataaatatatgtacatatatctatttgtttttagtttatatttatttttaatttaattgataattttattttaaacagctattttaatttgttgctgaGTGGTTTGTGTTgagtgtaaataaataaaataaatatacataaggttcaatattatttgacaaagtaaaaaaatcacACATTAAAGTAACTGTTttcaataaaacataaattcacatcttattatgcaaaaataaattccttttttgtttttaatttgtcttcTTATTATATTATGCATAGTTGCTTTTTGGTACGAAAGATAAACAAAATCCCTTgggtttaattattaataaaatatacgtaagtatgtatatttttcgtTGTCAAAACAGTTGCTCATATGCTGTAATtgtgttgaatttatttttagttgttaGGCCCAATGGTTATTATTGATTGTTAAAATATGGatttatatttgcaaaataaaatgtgattttttgttattttgtaaaaacaattacttgactaactgtatgtatttgtaacCGCCGCTTACCAGCATGGAATCAGCGCATTTAGCTTATCCATAACAATGACTAATGCAGCCTGCCGAgaactgcgactgcgactgacgctgctgctgctgctgcttctgccgctgctgtcgctgccgctgtcaaCTGTTGACTAAGCGACAGACGTTGGGTAAACGGAATCCGACTCGGAATCGAAATTGGACGCAGGCAATGCAAGGCAACTCAGACAATCACTTGGCAAATAAATGCGCGACGCTCCCACACAAGAGAACGAAAGAGTGTGTGacacagagggagagagagtgcaAATACagacacataaaaaaaaaaaaaaaaaaaaataccagcTGATAAGCTTATCAGCAGCAGTGGGCAGCGCAGTCAGCGTCGTAATTGCAACAGACTTCAAATTCAGGTGACGTCGTCTTCAACACAACTGGAGAACTGGACAACTGAACAACTGAGCTACTGAACAAGCTGAGCAACAGATCAACTGACTTCAGTACGGCAAATAGACAGAAAGAAACAGacagagagtgtgtgtgtgtgtgagcgagaGAGGTTTGAATCGGTTGAGGGAGATTTGGAATTGGAATCGGTTTGAGAGTCGTGTGTCGCCAATGAGAAATCAAAAAACTACACTAATCAAACGCACAATATTTGTCTAGttgtctatccgtctgtccgtccgtccgtctgtctgtctgtcgtgTTTGTCTTACAATTTGAAAATCGACACATAATTCGAAAACCGGTTTCCGTTTCGAATCTCACACAATCAGCAATCGTTATCGACGTCTCAGttaacgtcgacgtcgctgtttGCCGCATTGTTTTGCTATtagcaaaatatttgattaattatataGCCAACGGGTTGAATGTGCACGCCACCCAAAAGGCATTTACACTGCACAGCAAAACACTTTGTCGTTTTTAAGACGTcacatttagaaaaaaaaaaaaaacatgttggGTCAAATATACAAGTACATATGCAAATAGTTGTCATTtaacttaaacaaattgtttgttgcAATGCTTTAGACAATACTAAAAATCTGTACCTAATATTCAACatcaaaaaatttgtgtttttttttttaattttattcaaaacgCAGGTTTTTTAATATCCAACTCAAGtgaattattgaatttatgttttattttcataccaaaatcttttttaaattataatttatgataaGAATTCCAAAtccgatgtttaaaaaaaacctatttCAATGTCCACATGTGTAGTTCGCTTAAAACTCAAGTTAAAAACaatctataaattaattgttattaatattaaatagataaataatatacattagggtgcttggtttttttttcacaaaaatggCAACCCAAGCGAAAACtaggaatttattttagaaatatggtttcttggtgaacaAATCCTTGAATTGACCGTAGTTTACGCATTTGGGTTaccattattttaattttttgggcCTATACAAATCGAGACAccctaatatacatatttacatgtataaatatttatttaaaatagataaatgtgATTGTCTTCAATTTGATAAGACCAAAACtacaaaccggttctgaaccgaacctcctACAACAGGTTCGGTtcgtcaaataaatttaaattataatcaaaatttgattaaaaaaaaaaaatttaattagttcaaactGTAGAggcaaatgtataacaatatatatatttttgtatatgaaattgaaccaaggctcgaacccaaactttgggttcagggggtatataaaccaattcgcgaaccaaaccgatgtcttgctctatgcttcgaaccgccgaaccgaacttttaacaaaattttggaggtttgcagccttggatAAGAGAAAAGTTAGGTCAAAgtgtgtagtgtagtgtaatGAGTGTTGCATTCAACGAAGAGTGTTGTCGGCTGCACAACTAATTAAGAGCGTGTGGATGGAAGACTCAACCAAGACTTTATAAACGCCTCTTTGGGGGTTAGTCGACTTGAACTCGAAAATGTTGGGGTTCCATTTAAGCTGGGCCATTGAATCAATTAGAATGTGGTGGCAATTCGGAACAAGGGAGGTAGGAAATACTCAAACTCATACTTATACTCACTTGGCATGTGGTTGATTCGTTGGCGGTGatgatggtggtggtggtggttgttgtggtgccGTCAGTTCAGTTGTCGTCTCTGTGGTTTGTTGCGTTGATCGCAAGTATTGAGTGCGTGCCTCGTCGTGGCTCTTCTTCTTCAGATCATAGATCTTTTGGCGCTCGTGTTCGATGACCTGATGACCTGCGGATCAAAATCGATTTGAATACTGTGAGAGAACTGTTGCAATGCAGATGGGAGAGGggcaagagaaagagatggagcATCGCTTACCTTGCTGGGCCAACAGCAATTTACGATTGCGTTCAATCTCTTTGATGCTGTCAAAGATTTTTGTGCTGGCCCCTTGACTGGCCGAAATGGGGGCATCGTTGGCCACCTTGCAGCTGCGATCGATGTCATCCTGCGAGGGGACACGTCTCTCGAGCGGATTCACCTCGAATCTATCGCTACGCAGCGATAAATTAAAGCTAATCTGTTCACAGCTTCCAGCATCGTAAACTTGCAATGCTGGACGCTTCGGTGTGCTCGTCACCTGGTTGCCGTGTGGCAGCTCaatcttattgttgttgtaaaacATATTCTCATTGACACTCTTGGACATTAGATCATCGTCGTTGCGTCGCTTCGGGCAGAGCAGCTCGGCGGAGCCGAAGAGCGACTGTGACATGACCCCATTGACCAGATTACTGCTGCTGttcttattgctgttgctattgctgttgccattggcAATGGGTGAGCTGCGTCCACTGTTCGATGGTGTTGGCTCCTCGCCCGGTTCATCGGGTCCCAGCTGAATGCGCAAGGATGCCAGCTCCGATTCCAGCATTAAACGTTGCTCCTGTCGCTTTAAATCCTCGTGGCACGCATGATGCTCGGACTCCTCCTCAAAGTACTGAAACTCCAGATCCTCAAATGTCTTACGATCGCTGTCCAACGATTCGCACACATTCTCCAGCTCCTCCTTGAGGCAGGCGTTGTTCGGTTTCTGCTTCAGCATAGCGCGCAGTCTGTAAAAAAagacaattataataattaacatcTTGTGCATTATAACAAAGCATAATTATAAAAcagaaatgaatttaattacagttttaaaattgtttgggAGCGTTTTTCAACCTATCAAACTTCTAACTTAACTCTGgttataaaaagtatttgaaaagCATTTCAAAAACTACGTTGATTACTAAACAAGTGTTTTGATGATATCATAAAAGTTGAATCTGaactacattaaaaaaaaatatctataattttaatgttaattttgacTGTAGCTTATAATTGTGagtatatttgcatattattaacatattaaacCCTGTATTTTAAGatacatttaattgttgtctatcatgaaatgcaacaacaatgaaataaCCAGTTCTAAAGTCTTTAAGTCATTCGATTCTATCTACAgcttatagatatatttaagaTATCCACTAGCACTTGCCTATGGTGAAATCAAAACACGCGATATGCATAGAAGAAAgcgattataattatataattattcatTATATAGAAGCCtaacttcattttttttttgtcatttgtttATGTAGTTAGAAAAAGGCaaagagaaatatatttaaaaatatatatctatgaaaatgtaaataagaAGAATTTTTATGGTACGTATTTCTTTCTGAATCTTTTTTGAAATCCAAATATCTTATGCAGAATTATATTCCACATCCTTTGTCCGATTCATATCTCGCTtctgttttgttatttgccTTCTGAAAACTACTAAGAATCTTATTTCTATtcctatttttaatattacttcATAATTTCGTCCAAATCGGAAAGACAACAATCTAAAAACTGGTATAAGTCTTATTCAAAAATTCACAACTGATTCCTTTATCGAATCTCTTAACAAATCATGTATGgagttgaagaaaaaaaaatctaattccGATTCCTAACAAAAATCTAACTGAATCTGTTTGCAGAATCGGATAAGCAGCATCTATGAAGTGAGtaatgatttcaatttttcaattctatCAAGAATCTTCTCTAAAATGCACATCTCAAATCAATCAAGAAGCTTCTAAAAAAACTGCCATGAATGTTTTCTGAAATCTCCTTCGCAATTGGATCGCATTCTCACTTATTCAGCTGATCCTGCTTCATTTCGATGGATTGCTTTAGCTTCGCCTGCTGATTCTCCTCCATCACCCGTGTGGCATTGCGTTGTGCCTCCAAGCGATGGATGCGATTCTGTAGCGCCTGCAGCTGCTGACGTGGAGTTCCAGGTCTTGTCAACGGATTATTTGCGGACTGTTCGTTTGCTTCCAGCTAAAAGGGAATGAATAGGTTAGACTTGAAATTGATGTTTGTTAGACACGCGTACTTTTACCTCGGAATGATCCATATTCGGTGGCAGCTCGGCCAGTTCTCGTTTGAGTTGCTTGCGACGCTGAAGAAGCTCGCGACGTTGACGTTGCTCCACATTGATGCTACGCGGCGCTGGAGCTGGTTTTCGACTCGGCTTTGGCGATGCATTCGCTGAGGAAGATTCGTTCAGCTTGAGGGTGAGATTGTTGATATTCTTATTGGAGCGTTTGGCGGGCGTCAAGtgaacttgttgttgttgttgttgctgttgctgctgctgcttttgttgctgttccaGCTGTTGTTTGCGCTCAAAGGACTTGAAGAGTTGCTCGTAGTCACGCTGTTGATTGGGAGGCGGTGGTTTTGGTGCCAACGGTGGCTTCACCACAGCTATGGGCAATGCCTGCGGCGGTGGTATCAATGCAAATGCGGCATTGAAGGAGGCATCCTTCTTGGGGGACAGACAATTGGTGCGTATCTTGGTGCGTGGACTTTGTGGCACATATTTACCAGTGCTGACCACCAGATTCTCACTGCTCGACGTGGCTgttgcaacggcaacagcagcagccgaaGGTGCCACACCCGATGACACATGCAGTTGGCCATTGATCTCAACACGATTTGGACCCAGCAGTCGTACATTCTCATAGCCCGATGAGCTGCTAATCAATGCCAGGTTACTGCTGCTACCCGCATGCTGTTGGAACGTTGACTTCTTGTCGCGCGGCAATGAACCATTTGTCTTGATGCGATTCTGGACAATGGGCGAGGATGTGATGCTGCCAGCACTCGCATTGTGCAACGTTGTGTGATtcgagttgctgctgttgttgtgctccCGCTGCTCCCTCTGCTCCCGCTGCTCCCGTTGTTCCCgttgctgttcctgctgcCGATCCGCATACTCGGTGCAAATCTTGAGCATATCCTCCAATTCGGCACCGCTGTTAAGCTCCGTATTGATGCCATTCATTGCATAGATCTGCAATCCGCCGGCTGTGTAGGTGCCTGGCTTTGGATAACGATCATAGCGATCATTGTTCACCTTGCTCAGCAGTTCCTGTcccaactgttgttgttgttgttgctgctgctgctgatgttgttgctgctgttgttgttgtttgtagaCAGCTGCATTGCTGGGCACATTGCAGTAGCCAGAGTTGTGTCCAATTCCATTGACATTAACATTACTGGATATGTTTTTGGCATATTGATTATTCAACTGCTTATCGCTGCGATGATTCTCGGCCAGATTACGCGCAAAGCTCGCATATTTCTGGCCAAGCACATCCCGTGCTGGCATATTGACTGTTACCAGATCGGAGCTGAATACCTTTGGACACTGTACACCATTTAGATCCACATTGGAACCATCTCTActactattactattactgGTTGTATTATGATTATTCTTGAAGGGATTTATGATGCTCTCATAAAAGCTCTCCAGTTCGTGAGATTGATTATAATCGTGACTCTCGTGACGCGACGATTGTTGTGTAAAATCAATATGGGGCATCGAGATTCTATCATTGGATCCCATTGCGGATCGCATCATTTGTGCCTCATCTGGATTATTAAAGCGCAGATAATTCGAGTTGCCAATGGTGATCATTGCACCCTGGCTTAGTTTCACCTCCTCTCCCTCAATGTGGGCGCCGTCGATAAGCAATCGCGCCTCCGGCTCTGGCACCAGCGTCACCTCGTTATCCTCACTCCTATAGATGGTGCAATGCAGTGGACGCACTCCGCTTCCGTTCAACGAGATGCTGCAATTTGGCGCCGATCCGATTGTTGTGTCACCTGTCAATCAAAGCAATCAaacaaatcaatcaatcaatcaccAAGAACATGCATATCATGCtaaactcaaaaaaacaaacaggtTAAAATGCTAAATACAGCAAATTGCAGCAGTTTAATCAtctataaaacaattaaataacaaaaaaaaattaatcaaaagaaaaattaaaaataaagacaaatCTTCCCGGATTTAAACTCTATCAAAAAGATGCCCGCTATAATAAATTAccgcaaattgcaatttgaaaatttcatatttgcccaatttttttttcaaatttttgcattagagccaataaaataaaagttgatgaacaataaaaatgtgtaataatagaaaagaaaacagttaaaaaaaatttctcatAGGACCTGCTTTGAACTATGCACTATATTAATAACGATGCAGTTAGTTCAAAAAgtgttttgaaataaaaattcacataatTCACataattcacatttttttttaatttcaatggaaattatttttcaattttt of Drosophila innubila isolate TH190305 chromosome X, UK_Dinn_1.0, whole genome shotgun sequence contains these proteins:
- the LOC117780404 gene encoding probable serine/threonine-protein kinase tsuA isoform X1 is translated as MQMSLTKKDPSLRVAASDPHLVSLGGGRLSTAVTIHYIHIGDTTIGSAPNCSISLNGSGVRPLHCTIYRSEDNEVTLVPEPEARLLIDGAHIEGEEVKLSQGAMITIGNSNYLRFNNPDEAQMMRSAMGSNDRISMPHIDFTQQSSRHESHDYNQSHELESFYESIINPFKNNHNTTSNSNSSRDGSNVDLNGVQCPKVFSSDLVTVNMPARDVLGQKYASFARNLAENHRSDKQLNNQYAKNISSNVNVNGIGHNSGYCNVPSNAAVYKQQQQQQQHQQQQQQQQQQLGQELLSKVNNDRYDRYPKPGTYTAGGLQIYAMNGINTELNSGAELEDMLKICTEYADRQQEQQREQREQREQREQREHNNSSNSNHTTLHNASAGSITSSPIVQNRIKTNGSLPRDKKSTFQQHAGSSSNLALISSSSGYENVRLLGPNRVEINGQLHVSSGVAPSAAAVAVATATSSSENLVVSTGKYVPQSPRTKIRTNCLSPKKDASFNAAFALIPPPQALPIAVVKPPLAPKPPPPNQQRDYEQLFKSFERKQQLEQQQKQQQQQQQQQQQVHLTPAKRSNKNINNLTLKLNESSSANASPKPSRKPAPAPRSINVEQRQRRELLQRRKQLKRELAELPPNMDHSELEANEQSANNPLTRPGTPRQQLQALQNRIHRLEAQRNATRVMEENQQAKLKQSIEMKQDQLNKLRAMLKQKPNNACLKEELENVCESLDSDRKTFEDLEFQYFEEESEHHACHEDLKRQEQRLMLESELASLRIQLGPDEPGEEPTPSNSGRSSPIANGNSNSNSNKNSSSNLVNGVMSQSLFGSAELLCPKRRNDDDLMSKSVNENMFYNNNKIELPHGNQVTSTPKRPALQVYDAGSCEQISFNLSLRSDRFEVNPLERRVPSQDDIDRSCKVANDAPISASQGASTKIFDSIKEIERNRKLLLAQQGHQVIEHERQKIYDLKKKSHDEARTQYLRSTQQTTETTTELTAPQQPPPPPSSPPTNQPHANGGKDAKLFEKTEMQKLTEPTATNQQQLQHEKEIINASADDSPKITTTTTTNAGQQQRHSQPELEHHSIVGVVAPTARSPRPLSEANNCEASIEAPKFANGDTSLADSTNKRASSNSNSQDTASAGSGSGGSSSGAGTGSSSTASANGERKRALPKHQRPLTRYLPIFSPDLNLRHHIETAGHQIDLCPHVFVDAQSCRGYLHKLGATFHAWSRRWFVLDRQRSALIYYSDKSERKPRGGAYFATIDEVYLDHLNASKSGRPHCTFIVKTKKRSYNLQAASDAAARIWIDAIITGAQGNLDY
- the LOC117780404 gene encoding probable serine/threonine-protein kinase tsuA isoform X2 — its product is MSLTKKDPSLRVAASDPHLVSLGGGRLSTAVTIHYIHIGDTTIGSAPNCSISLNGSGVRPLHCTIYRSEDNEVTLVPEPEARLLIDGAHIEGEEVKLSQGAMITIGNSNYLRFNNPDEAQMMRSAMGSNDRISMPHIDFTQQSSRHESHDYNQSHELESFYESIINPFKNNHNTTSNSNSSRDGSNVDLNGVQCPKVFSSDLVTVNMPARDVLGQKYASFARNLAENHRSDKQLNNQYAKNISSNVNVNGIGHNSGYCNVPSNAAVYKQQQQQQQHQQQQQQQQQQLGQELLSKVNNDRYDRYPKPGTYTAGGLQIYAMNGINTELNSGAELEDMLKICTEYADRQQEQQREQREQREQREQREHNNSSNSNHTTLHNASAGSITSSPIVQNRIKTNGSLPRDKKSTFQQHAGSSSNLALISSSSGYENVRLLGPNRVEINGQLHVSSGVAPSAAAVAVATATSSSENLVVSTGKYVPQSPRTKIRTNCLSPKKDASFNAAFALIPPPQALPIAVVKPPLAPKPPPPNQQRDYEQLFKSFERKQQLEQQQKQQQQQQQQQQQVHLTPAKRSNKNINNLTLKLNESSSANASPKPSRKPAPAPRSINVEQRQRRELLQRRKQLKRELAELPPNMDHSELEANEQSANNPLTRPGTPRQQLQALQNRIHRLEAQRNATRVMEENQQAKLKQSIEMKQDQLNKLRAMLKQKPNNACLKEELENVCESLDSDRKTFEDLEFQYFEEESEHHACHEDLKRQEQRLMLESELASLRIQLGPDEPGEEPTPSNSGRSSPIANGNSNSNSNKNSSSNLVNGVMSQSLFGSAELLCPKRRNDDDLMSKSVNENMFYNNNKIELPHGNQVTSTPKRPALQVYDAGSCEQISFNLSLRSDRFEVNPLERRVPSQDDIDRSCKVANDAPISASQGASTKIFDSIKEIERNRKLLLAQQGHQVIEHERQKIYDLKKKSHDEARTQYLRSTQQTTETTTELTAPQQPPPPPSSPPTNQPHANGGKDAKLFEKTEMQKLTEPTATNQQQLQHEKEIINASADDSPKITTTTTTNAGQQQRHSQPELEHHSIVGVVAPTARSPRPLSEANNCEASIEAPKFANGDTSLADSTNKRASSNSNSQDTASAGSGSGGSSSGAGTGSSSTASANGERKRALPKHQRPLTRYLPIFSPDLNLRHHIETAGHQIDLCPHVFVDAQSCRGYLHKLGATFHAWSRRWFVLDRQRSALIYYSDKSERKPRGGAYFATIDEVYLDHLNASKSGRPHCTFIVKTKKRSYNLQAASDAAARIWIDAIITGAQGNLDY